One window of the Zea mays cultivar B73 chromosome 3, Zm-B73-REFERENCE-NAM-5.0, whole genome shotgun sequence genome contains the following:
- the LOC103650460 gene encoding RING-H2 finger protein ATL65 yields the protein MRPPRRRPSPAPSAASPSGAISSPPSPYAAFAPLGPGPAPEPSAAAAAASFAGSRRRGGAGSSLSPPLIAMLAVVGAALLVVLYARLVSRVLRAARRRWRRRRLRLLLIPGSPSARRSGDDSFASFTTYDNYYHTFSPYYGLDDAVIKSLPSAQYLAGAGASSRGSGASSRGSGASRECAVCLLEFADGDELRTLPHCAHAFHADCIDVWLRAHASCPLCRAAVALPPPVPSPPQRAARRTRPSLDDLLFFHPVPQPLTAAAEIAPASPDQQLAAGARDFLLKRSYSLGFERSLALEAASTASPPWRYRVSAAADGAASRGRGFWSKRWPSPFGGGGGGGAGGSAAARVFSFRSYYRGAACKPSPFSRRCRGGSGFFMSLASEPPAMRSRAAAASSRLRCGDPEALLSPDRLSR from the coding sequence ATGCGCCCGCCGCGCAGACGGCCGTCGCCTGCTCCTTCGGCCGCCTCGCCTTCGGGCGCCATCAGCTCGCCACCTTCTCCCTACGCGGCATTCGCGCCGCTGGGACCAGGTCCGGCGCCCGAGCCGtctgccgcggcggcggcggcgtcgttCGCGGGCAGCAGGCGTCGCGGAGGCGCCGGATCGAGCCTGAGCCCGCCGCTCATCGCGATGCTGGCGGTGGTGGGCGCGGCGCTGCTGGTGGTGCTGTACGCGCGGCTTGTGAGCCGCGTGCTCCGCGCGGCGCGGCGTCGGTGGCGGCGCCGCCGCCTGCGGCTGCTGCTGATCCCGGGCTCCCCCTCGGCGCGCCGCAGCGGGGACGACTCCTTCGCGTCCTTCACCACCTACGACAActactaccacaccttctcacccTACTACGGCCTGGACGACGCCGTCATCAAGTCGCTGCCGTCGGCGCAGTACCTGGCCGGCGCCGGCGCGTCGTCGCGGGGCTCCGGCGCGTCGTCGCGGGGCTCCGGCGCGTCCAGGGAGTGCGCGGTGTGCCTGCTGGAGTTCGCGGACGGCGACGAGCTGCGCACGCTGCCGCACTGCGCGCACGCGTTCCACGCCGACTGCATCGACGTGTGGCTCCGCGCGCACGCGTCCTGCCCACTCTGCCGCGCCGCCGTGGCGCTGCCGCCGCCCGTGCCATCGCCGCCGCaaagggcggcgcggcggacGCGACCCAGCCTGGACGACCTGCTCTTCTTCCACCCGGTACCGCAGCCGCTGACGGCGGCGGCGGAGATCGCGCCGGCCAGCCCGGACCAGCAGCTCGCGGCCGGCGCCAGGGATTTCCTGCTCAAGCGCTCCTACTCATTGGGCTTCGAGCGCAGCCTCGCCTTGGAGGCGGCGTCCACGGCGTCCCCTCCGTGGCGCTACCGCGTGTCCGCCGCAGCCGACGGCGCGGCCTCCCGCGGTCGCGGCTTCTGGAGCAAGCGCTGGCCATCCCcgttcggcggcggcggcggcgggggcgcGGGCGGATCCGCGGCCGCCCGCGTCTTCTCCTTCCGGTCGTACTACCGCGGCGCGGCGTGCAAGCCGTCCCCGTTCTCGCGCCGGTGCCGCGGCGGGAGCGGCTTTTTCATGTCGCTGGCGTCGGAGCCCCCGGCGATGCGGAGCCGCGCGGCCGCCGCTTCGAGCCGGCTCCGGTGCGGGGACCCTGAGGCGCTGCTCTCGCCGGACCGGCTGAGCCGCTGA